One window of the Clostridium sp. MB40-C1 genome contains the following:
- a CDS encoding fumarylacetoacetate hydrolase family protein, which yields MRLVTYRIGENEKVGILTPEGDSLYPMEVFDLNFKTMLELIDNITADQKKMIQEKMSSGILDAIPLKKVKLLAPIPQPRQDLICMGVNYFEHVHEVNEFVDDGNFKSQDPAIYFSKRVNEAVAPGDYIDSHSDIVKDLDYEAELAVIIGKKARNVKAKDVADYVFGYTIVNDVSARTIQSKHKQWYFGKSLDGFTPMGPILVTADEFAFPPKLKLQCKVNGELRQNTTTDRMIHTISEAIEELSQGITLLPGTIISTGTPSGVGIAYNPPKILRSGDIVECIIEGIGNLSNQVK from the coding sequence ATGAGACTAGTAACTTATCGTATTGGAGAGAATGAGAAAGTTGGTATATTAACTCCAGAGGGAGACAGTCTCTATCCAATGGAGGTATTTGACCTTAACTTTAAGACAATGCTGGAGTTGATTGATAATATTACAGCTGATCAAAAGAAAATGATTCAGGAAAAGATGAGTTCTGGTATATTGGATGCAATTCCTCTTAAAAAAGTGAAATTACTGGCACCAATTCCACAACCACGACAAGATTTAATTTGTATGGGCGTTAACTATTTTGAGCATGTACATGAAGTAAATGAATTTGTGGATGATGGTAATTTTAAAAGTCAAGATCCGGCTATCTATTTTTCTAAGCGTGTAAATGAGGCAGTAGCGCCTGGAGATTACATAGACAGTCACTCAGATATTGTAAAGGACTTGGATTATGAAGCAGAACTAGCAGTAATTATTGGCAAGAAGGCTCGAAATGTTAAAGCCAAAGATGTAGCAGATTATGTATTTGGATATACTATTGTGAATGATGTAAGTGCTAGAACAATTCAGTCAAAACATAAACAGTGGTATTTTGGAAAAAGCCTTGATGGATTTACACCTATGGGACCAATCCTTGTAACCGCTGATGAATTTGCATTTCCGCCAAAACTTAAATTGCAATGTAAGGTGAACGGGGAATTGCGCCAGAATACTACGACAGACAGAATGATACATACAATTTCTGAAGCTATAGAAGAATTGAGCCAAGGAATCACATTACTTCCTGGTACAATTATTAGTACAGGTACGCCTTCTGGCGTTGGGATTGCTTACAATCCACCAAAGATTTTAAGATCAGGAGATATAGTTGAATGTATCATTGAAGGAATTGGAAATTTGAGTAACCAGGTAAAATAA
- a CDS encoding L,D-transpeptidase family protein, whose protein sequence is MKNVNIKKLFKSKVTGKILILIASIALIYLFISLYFVNHFFFNTTINGVDVSLKAHGDVEDIIKSYIKDYKLQLIERNGEIEEITGQDIKMQYNEKNSIYKIYQRKHSFKWIIALLKDQKHYVDDLFVYNKDDLENKINKLNCLNKDITEPQNVSFKYVEGSYETIEEVYGNKVYKNKLNEAIKMSILEGKTKLDLNENLCYENPKYTLSSDKVLVTKNLLNEYVSTKITYIFGSENEILDGNRINQWLSVDENLEVVIDKKAVNQYVQGLSKKYDTVGVARKIKTSKNKIVEVKGGFYGWKINCAAETKALLESIKFGEVIKKEPIYAQKALSRGGDDIGNTYVEINITRQHLWFYKNGNLITEGDVVTGNPNRGNSTEVGVYMLTYKEREATLTGPAYEAEVNYWMPFNGNIGIHDARWRHSFGRDIYKRNGSHGCVNAPLYLAKTIFDNIEDGTPIICYEE, encoded by the coding sequence ATGAAGAATGTTAATATAAAAAAGCTTTTTAAAAGTAAGGTTACAGGAAAAATTCTTATTTTAATAGCTTCAATTGCACTAATATATTTATTTATTTCATTATATTTTGTTAATCATTTCTTTTTTAATACAACAATAAATGGAGTAGATGTCTCATTAAAAGCACATGGTGATGTAGAAGATATAATTAAAAGTTATATTAAAGATTATAAGTTACAGTTAATTGAAAGAAACGGAGAAATAGAAGAAATAACAGGACAAGATATAAAAATGCAGTACAATGAAAAAAACAGTATTTATAAAATTTACCAAAGAAAACATTCATTTAAATGGATAATAGCCTTATTAAAGGATCAAAAACATTATGTAGATGATTTATTTGTTTATAATAAAGATGACTTGGAAAATAAAATAAATAAATTAAATTGTTTAAACAAAGATATTACAGAACCCCAAAATGTAAGTTTTAAGTATGTAGAGGGTTCATATGAAACAATTGAGGAAGTATATGGAAATAAAGTGTATAAAAATAAATTAAATGAAGCTATAAAAATGAGCATATTAGAAGGAAAAACAAAATTAGATTTAAATGAAAATCTTTGTTACGAAAATCCAAAGTACACTTTAAGTTCTGATAAAGTTCTTGTAACTAAGAATTTACTAAATGAGTATGTGTCAACAAAAATCACTTATATATTTGGAAGTGAAAATGAAATATTAGATGGAAATAGAATAAATCAATGGCTTAGCGTTGATGAAAATTTAGAAGTAGTAATAGATAAAAAAGCAGTTAATCAATATGTGCAAGGGTTGAGTAAAAAATATGATACAGTTGGCGTAGCAAGAAAAATTAAAACATCTAAAAATAAAATAGTAGAAGTTAAGGGTGGATTTTATGGATGGAAAATTAATTGTGCTGCTGAAACAAAAGCATTATTAGAAAGTATAAAATTTGGTGAAGTAATTAAAAAAGAACCTATATATGCTCAAAAGGCCTTATCTAGGGGGGGAGATGACATAGGTAATACCTATGTAGAAATTAATATAACAAGGCAGCATTTATGGTTTTATAAAAACGGAAATCTTATAACTGAAGGTGATGTAGTAACAGGTAACCCAAATAGAGGAAATTCTACTGAGGTTGGAGTCTATATGCTTACTTATAAAGAAAGAGAAGCGACTTTGACAGGACCAGCTTATGAGGCTGAAGTAAATTATTGGATGCCTTTTAACGGAAATATAGGAATACATGATGCACGCTGGAGACATTCTTTTGGACGTGATATATATAAGAGGAATGGAAGTCATGGATGTGTAAATGCTCCATTATATTTAGCTAAAACAATTTTTGATAATATAGAAGATGGAACTCCTATTATTTGTTATGAAGAATAA
- a CDS encoding DUF3189 family protein, whose product MIVIYHDVGGAHSTAVAANIHINKLPMDRIPSKEEILNVPTFDRIEKQQIGRLIYIGKDEFNTEIYTLGRMYKPQLAVSIITDMYSILHKDNKGLFIVDTKPTVNLLMNIGGFTSRKLHWVSFGRPIVTKGTQQAYMDIVNMVKGVKNNIKNYI is encoded by the coding sequence ATGATAGTTATATATCATGATGTTGGAGGAGCACATTCTACAGCAGTAGCAGCTAATATACATATAAATAAATTGCCAATGGATAGAATACCAAGTAAAGAAGAAATACTTAATGTACCAACTTTTGATAGAATTGAGAAACAACAAATCGGACGATTAATATATATTGGAAAAGATGAGTTTAATACAGAAATCTATACTTTAGGAAGGATGTATAAACCTCAATTGGCTGTATCTATAATCACAGATATGTATTCTATTTTACATAAAGACAATAAAGGACTTTTTATTGTGGATACTAAGCCGACTGTTAATTTACTTATGAATATTGGTGGGTTTACTTCAAGAAAACTACATTGGGTAAGCTTTGGAAGACCCATTGTAACAAAAGGGACGCAACAGGCCTATATGGATATAGTTAATATGGTTAAAGGTGTGAAAAATAATATTAAAAATTATATTTAA
- a CDS encoding N-acetyltransferase, with amino-acid sequence MQNINLINGYKIKHLSRENNNIVEKLCEKCSDYYILHDGILPSKEEIEEIFIALPPNKNYEDKFVLGIYKFDDLIGIVDVIKDFPTVGEWMLGLMLIEPEARGNGLGKIVHQALIMWAKDLGAKSFRIGVIEDNYKGINFWSALGYTKIKETNMDFVAKTHTVNVMRLQFCN; translated from the coding sequence ATGCAAAATATTAATTTAATAAATGGATATAAGATTAAACATCTTTCAAGAGAAAACAATAATATTGTTGAGAAATTATGTGAGAAATGTTCAGATTATTATATATTGCATGATGGAATATTACCATCTAAAGAAGAGATAGAAGAAATATTTATTGCTTTACCACCCAATAAAAATTACGAAGATAAATTTGTCTTAGGAATATATAAATTTGATGATTTAATCGGCATAGTTGATGTTATAAAAGATTTTCCAACTGTTGGAGAGTGGATGCTTGGATTAATGCTTATTGAACCAGAAGCAAGAGGTAATGGATTAGGTAAAATAGTGCACCAAGCATTGATTATGTGGGCAAAAGATTTAGGAGCAAAGTCATTTAGAATAGGAGTAATTGAAGATAACTATAAAGGCATTAACTTTTGGTCTGCTTTAGGATATACAAAGATAAAAGAGACTAATATGGACTTTGTGGCAAAAACCCATACAGTAAATGTTATGAGGTTGCAGTTTTGTAATTAA
- the cas6 gene encoding CRISPR-associated endoribonuclease Cas6, producing MNFVELTATAMLKKDIYFAESGYVIGKNINKTMLLDKDLKELHPKKEYKHYVFNSFYPLEKDKIYKSGKLYIFKIRGLNFEFMKKIKICLQRLESNDFKVISVATSEIKQRHINELYTVTPVIITIDNKPWLQGEDLEIFKNRVEANLEKKYKDFFNEDINIQGIFIKSLKFKNRTPMYFNYKGIKLLANKVSIEVQDNEEAQKIDFLAMAVGVGEKNSAIGAGFCSEK from the coding sequence ATGAATTTTGTAGAATTAACAGCAACAGCTATGTTGAAAAAAGATATATATTTTGCAGAGAGTGGATATGTAATTGGAAAGAATATAAATAAAACTATGTTATTAGATAAAGATTTAAAGGAACTTCATCCTAAAAAAGAATATAAACATTATGTATTTAATAGTTTTTATCCTTTAGAAAAAGATAAGATCTATAAAAGTGGTAAATTATATATTTTTAAAATTAGAGGATTGAATTTTGAATTTATGAAGAAAATCAAAATTTGTTTGCAGAGGTTAGAAAGCAATGATTTTAAAGTTATTTCTGTTGCAACGAGTGAAATAAAACAAAGGCACATTAATGAATTATATACTGTAACCCCTGTAATCATAACTATAGACAATAAACCTTGGTTGCAAGGAGAGGACTTGGAGATATTTAAGAATAGAGTGGAAGCTAATTTGGAAAAGAAGTATAAAGACTTTTTTAATGAAGATATAAACATTCAAGGTATATTTATAAAAAGTCTAAAATTTAAAAATAGGACGCCTATGTATTTTAATTACAAAGGTATAAAATTACTGGCAAACAAAGTAAGCATAGAGGTTCAAGACAATGAAGAAGCTCAAAAGATAGATTTCCTGGCTATGGCAGTAGGAGTAGGAGAGAAAAATTCAGCTATTGGAGCGGGATTTTGTAGTGAAAAGTAA
- a CDS encoding CRISPR-associated endoribonuclease Cas6, which translates to MKITAFLKRNIKFTQSGEVIGKIISKAMLLDEELKTMHKNREYKYVYNNLYPVEKTGIYEEGRVYIFNIRSFNKKFISKIKKLLSKVDSEFMRILAVEENLIKQKHITELYTMTPVIVTVNNKPWLLNDGDLMLLQKRLQDNLEKKYKEIFGQELDTKQSFIQGIEILNKKPMAFEYKGIKLLGNKVKVVVNEDEQSQKLAFIATGMGLGEKGSSVGAGYCYAHYL; encoded by the coding sequence GTGAAAATAACAGCTTTTTTAAAGAGAAATATAAAGTTTACTCAGAGTGGAGAAGTTATAGGAAAAATAATTAGTAAAGCTATGTTGCTAGATGAAGAGCTGAAAACAATGCATAAAAATAGAGAGTATAAATATGTCTACAATAATCTATATCCTGTAGAAAAAACAGGGATTTATGAAGAAGGGAGAGTATATATCTTTAACATAAGGAGTTTCAATAAAAAATTTATATCTAAAATAAAGAAACTTTTAAGCAAAGTGGATAGTGAATTTATGAGGATACTAGCTGTAGAGGAAAACTTAATAAAGCAAAAGCATATAACGGAACTATATACTATGACACCAGTAATAGTTACAGTTAACAATAAGCCTTGGCTTTTAAATGATGGAGATTTAATGCTTCTTCAAAAAAGGTTACAGGACAATTTAGAGAAAAAATATAAAGAGATTTTTGGACAAGAACTAGATACTAAACAAAGTTTTATTCAAGGAATAGAAATCCTTAATAAAAAACCTATGGCATTTGAATACAAAGGGATAAAACTATTAGGAAATAAAGTTAAGGTAGTGGTTAATGAGGATGAACAATCTCAAAAATTAGCATTTATAGCAACTGGAATGGGTTTAGGGGAAAAAGGGAGTTCTGTAGGTGCGGGGTATTGCTATGCTCATTATCTATAG
- a CDS encoding type I CRISPR-associated protein Cas7, producing the protein MKNRVQGIIGISSVMANWNADFTGRPKCTSDGDIFGSDKALKYSIRRYMNNTGHKVLFFKSYKADGKDEKLQPKDLNERYEEIFNSKVEKKTSSKEVLKNLFSAIDVMNFGATFAVADQNISLMGVAQIGQGFNKYEDSTSEVQDILSPFRNSKKGEADASTLGKQTISNEAHYFYSFSVNPQNYDEYIGLIDGFNGYTKEAYEVFKEGALVGATALNTCSKTGCENEFALFIEFKEGAKTYLPNLDKYIIFEKDEKNIIDLTKLVILEDKNILNSIEKIEIYYNPYTTELKHNLTKTKVYNIFTREEI; encoded by the coding sequence ATGAAAAATAGAGTTCAAGGGATTATTGGGATATCTAGTGTTATGGCTAATTGGAATGCAGATTTTACAGGAAGACCAAAATGTACAAGTGATGGAGATATATTTGGAAGTGATAAAGCACTCAAATATTCTATAAGAAGATATATGAATAATACTGGTCACAAGGTTTTATTTTTTAAATCTTATAAAGCGGATGGAAAAGATGAAAAACTTCAACCTAAAGATTTAAATGAAAGATATGAAGAAATTTTTAACTCTAAAGTAGAAAAGAAAACTTCATCTAAAGAGGTTTTGAAAAATCTTTTCTCAGCTATTGATGTAATGAATTTTGGAGCTACCTTTGCTGTTGCTGATCAAAATATAAGTTTAATGGGAGTAGCTCAAATAGGACAAGGTTTTAATAAATATGAAGATTCTACATCAGAGGTTCAAGATATACTATCTCCTTTTAGAAATTCAAAGAAAGGCGAAGCTGATGCATCAACTTTAGGAAAGCAAACTATAAGCAATGAAGCACATTATTTTTACTCTTTTTCAGTTAATCCACAAAACTATGATGAGTATATAGGACTTATAGATGGATTTAATGGTTATACAAAAGAAGCTTATGAAGTATTTAAAGAAGGAGCTTTAGTAGGGGCTACTGCTTTAAATACTTGTAGCAAAACAGGGTGTGAAAATGAGTTCGCATTATTCATTGAATTTAAAGAAGGTGCAAAAACTTATTTACCAAACCTAGATAAGTATATCATCTTTGAGAAAGATGAAAAAAATATAATAGATTTAACAAAATTAGTGATATTAGAAGATAAAAATATTTTAAACAGTATCGAGAAAATAGAAATTTATTACAATCCTTATACAACAGAATTAAAACATAATTTAACAAAAACTAAGGTATACAATATTTTTACTAGAGAAGAAATTTAA
- the cas5b gene encoding type I-B CRISPR-associated protein Cas5b, giving the protein MEAIAFKLSGRTAFFKKPDVNVNTYFTYNNIHRIALLGLLGALLGLEGYNQQSRRIREEGEKEELNYPEFYSKLKDLKVAIVPNGYNGYFVKKVQIFNNSVGYANSDGGLLNVREQWLENPSWDIYILDDDSIDKDLFKKLKNCIFNKECVYMPYLGKNDHAAEVDEPRIVQLNRIDKINHIDSLFINLNIQTGKGSHNGKRNFYFREAAPYSLNREHNFYEFREVIYTNFKLKNCDDMKNVYEEENKVLAFL; this is encoded by the coding sequence GTGGAGGCAATAGCTTTCAAATTGAGTGGTAGAACTGCTTTCTTTAAGAAACCTGATGTAAATGTTAACACTTATTTTACATACAATAATATTCATAGAATAGCACTTTTAGGACTATTGGGGGCACTTTTAGGATTAGAGGGATATAATCAACAGAGCAGAAGAATAAGAGAAGAAGGAGAAAAAGAGGAGTTAAATTATCCAGAATTTTATTCTAAATTAAAAGACTTAAAAGTAGCCATAGTTCCTAATGGATATAACGGATATTTTGTAAAGAAAGTTCAAATCTTTAATAATAGTGTGGGATATGCAAATAGTGATGGTGGGTTATTAAACGTACGAGAACAGTGGCTTGAAAATCCAAGCTGGGATATATATATTCTTGATGATGATTCCATAGACAAGGATTTATTTAAAAAGCTTAAAAACTGTATATTCAATAAAGAATGTGTGTATATGCCTTATTTGGGTAAGAATGATCATGCTGCAGAGGTAGATGAGCCAAGAATAGTTCAGTTAAATAGAATAGATAAGATTAATCATATAGATTCCCTATTTATAAATCTGAATATACAGACAGGTAAAGGAAGCCATAATGGAAAAAGAAATTTTTATTTTAGAGAAGCAGCTCCATATAGTTTAAATAGAGAACATAATTTTTATGAGTTTAGAGAAGTTATATATACTAATTTTAAGCTTAAAAATTGTGATGATATGAAAAATGTATATGAAGAAGAAAATAAAGTATTGGCATTTTTATAA
- the cas3 gene encoding CRISPR-associated helicase Cas3': MKNEVLPNIEMCNVKELIIDWDKLYAHIDDNGVKKPELLVEHLDRSVYFLKKLIEEKGIDDVLTKIISNIEFDNQKLDENCINFIKELFINAIYLHDMGKINPAFQYIKMKNKYIKFEDNQYTTDTKHSELSALMYVDIYLNRIEDISEDEVEDVQGFLRHILFCFAYVISRHHTYLGDLQKVDFYESLKRMHDKVYEEESYIGYYKNSKKLKEELNLEFFNTGNRYGKWHTPYEVYILTKLLYSTVVSCDFYATYYYDTGNIPSFKYIQNIDNVIDTYKNTNIYKGIQEYKKNKNYFSSKPINALRSEMFLEAEENLLRVDDNGKSNLEKHSIFYLEAPTGSGKTNTSINLALNIIKNSSKVNKIVYVFPFNTLVEQTKKSLDDIFDKNMQENFKIAVINSITPIVTEKEKDEEEDIRREDKKGYKQDFLNRQMIHYPVTLTTHINLFNYFFGTGREINLPLVHLCNSVIIIDEIQSYKNSIWPEIIKFLYYYSKMLNIKIIIMSATLPKLDKLLKDKDSEFCELIVDRRKYYEDDLFKNRVELNFELLNVAKDTQEEVKKLILDKMDNVIKERKHTRMLIEFISKVTAREFYDNLIEKYPNKRVIELTGDDSNYYRQKIIKEINEKYKQDSEDGMHKKGDFVCKDIIVVATQVIEAGVDIDMDVGFKDISLLDGEEQFLGRINRSCEREGCIAYFFNYDKAENIYRGDLRLEKDLMDVEYREYLENKDFKNFYDLCFKRLDEKKSENNENNIKILDGEVRGLNFNEVSEKMKLIDQKNYQLYLDYALEIEEDGEVKVINGGKVWNQYKELYEDDQMEYAEKMIKLSEIAQKIAYFTYSYVDYKNKYDDKPKKYEDRMGNLFYISNGEDYMIKDEKTGCKKFDRKKYEESSGAGGIFL, encoded by the coding sequence TTGAAAAATGAAGTTTTACCAAATATTGAAATGTGTAATGTTAAAGAATTAATTATAGATTGGGACAAATTGTATGCACATATAGATGATAATGGAGTTAAAAAACCAGAACTTCTAGTAGAACATTTGGACAGAAGTGTCTATTTTTTGAAGAAACTTATAGAAGAAAAAGGAATAGATGATGTATTAACAAAAATTATATCAAATATAGAATTTGACAATCAAAAGCTTGATGAAAATTGTATAAATTTTATAAAAGAATTATTTATAAATGCTATTTATCTTCATGATATGGGAAAGATAAATCCTGCATTTCAGTATATAAAGATGAAAAATAAATATATAAAATTTGAGGACAATCAATATACAACAGATACTAAGCACTCTGAATTATCTGCATTAATGTATGTTGATATATATCTTAATAGAATAGAAGATATTAGTGAAGATGAAGTAGAGGATGTTCAAGGGTTTTTAAGGCATATATTATTTTGTTTTGCTTATGTTATATCCAGACATCATACATATTTAGGAGATTTACAGAAGGTTGATTTTTATGAAAGTTTAAAAAGAATGCATGATAAAGTATATGAGGAAGAATCATATATAGGATATTACAAAAACTCGAAGAAGTTAAAAGAAGAGCTAAATTTAGAGTTTTTTAATACAGGAAATCGATATGGAAAGTGGCATACTCCTTATGAGGTATATATATTAACAAAACTATTATATTCAACAGTAGTAAGTTGTGATTTTTATGCTACATATTATTATGATACTGGCAATATACCTAGTTTTAAATATATTCAGAATATAGATAATGTAATTGATACCTATAAAAATACAAATATTTATAAAGGTATACAGGAATACAAGAAAAATAAAAATTATTTCAGTAGCAAACCTATAAACGCACTTCGCTCAGAAATGTTTTTAGAAGCAGAGGAAAATTTGTTGAGGGTGGATGACAATGGAAAAAGTAATTTAGAAAAACACAGTATTTTTTATTTAGAAGCCCCAACAGGAAGTGGAAAAACTAATACATCTATTAATTTAGCTCTTAATATTATAAAAAACTCTTCTAAAGTAAATAAAATAGTTTATGTGTTTCCATTTAATACTTTAGTAGAACAAACTAAGAAGAGTTTAGATGATATATTTGATAAGAACATGCAAGAGAATTTTAAAATAGCTGTTATAAATTCTATAACTCCTATAGTTACTGAAAAAGAAAAAGATGAAGAAGAAGATATAAGAAGAGAAGATAAAAAAGGGTATAAACAGGATTTTCTAAATAGACAAATGATACATTATCCAGTTACTTTAACCACTCACATTAATCTATTCAATTATTTTTTTGGCACAGGAAGAGAAATAAATCTTCCATTAGTGCATTTATGTAATAGTGTAATAATCATAGATGAAATTCAAAGCTACAAAAATAGTATTTGGCCTGAAATAATCAAATTTTTATATTATTATAGTAAAATGCTCAATATAAAAATTATAATAATGTCTGCAACACTTCCTAAGTTAGACAAGCTTCTAAAAGATAAGGATAGTGAATTCTGTGAACTGATTGTAGATAGGAGAAAATACTATGAGGATGATTTGTTTAAGAATAGAGTAGAATTAAATTTTGAGCTATTAAATGTTGCAAAAGATACACAAGAAGAAGTGAAAAAATTAATATTAGATAAGATGGATAATGTTATAAAAGAGAGAAAGCATACTCGTATGTTAATTGAATTTATAAGCAAGGTTACTGCAAGAGAGTTCTATGATAATCTTATAGAAAAATATCCAAATAAAAGAGTTATTGAACTTACAGGCGACGACAGTAATTACTATAGACAAAAGATAATAAAAGAAATAAATGAGAAGTACAAACAAGACTCAGAGGATGGTATGCATAAGAAAGGAGATTTTGTTTGCAAAGATATAATTGTGGTTGCAACTCAAGTTATTGAGGCTGGGGTAGATATTGATATGGATGTAGGTTTTAAGGATATATCTTTACTTGATGGTGAAGAACAATTTTTAGGAAGAATAAATAGATCATGTGAAAGAGAAGGATGTATAGCTTATTTTTTTAACTATGACAAGGCTGAAAACATATATAGGGGAGATTTAAGACTAGAAAAAGACTTAATGGACGTAGAATATAGAGAATATTTGGAGAATAAGGATTTTAAAAATTTCTATGATTTATGCTTTAAAAGATTAGATGAAAAAAAATCAGAGAATAATGAAAATAATATAAAAATATTAGATGGAGAAGTTAGAGGTTTGAATTTTAATGAAGTAAGTGAAAAAATGAAGCTAATAGATCAAAAAAACTATCAATTATATTTAGACTATGCTTTGGAAATAGAAGAAGATGGTGAAGTAAAAGTTATTAATGGAGGAAAGGTTTGGAATCAATATAAAGAATTGTATGAGGATGATCAAATGGAATATGCAGAGAAGATGATTAAGCTGTCAGAAATAGCCCAGAAAATAGCGTATTTTACCTACAGTTATGTAGATTATAAAAATAAATATGATGATAAACCTAAAAAGTATGAAGATAGAATGGGAAATTTATTTTACATTTCTAATGGAGAAGATTATATGATAAAGGATGAGAAGACTGGTTGTAAGAAATTTGACAGAAAAAAGTATGAAGAATCCTCAGGAGCAGGAGGAATATTCCTATGA
- the cas4 gene encoding CRISPR-associated protein Cas4: MRVTGTLINYYFHCKRQCWLLGNRINLEDNSEDVHIGRVLHEINSQGKKNREIAIENIKVDKITDEYVVELKKSDADVEAAKWQLLLYLKILKDKGIDRKGRLDFVEKNKQNRKTFNVELDEEKEVELGKLINQIEALIDNDKAPEPINENTCKRCAYYEYCYI, encoded by the coding sequence ATGAGAGTTACAGGAACTCTAATAAATTATTACTTTCACTGTAAACGTCAATGTTGGCTTTTAGGAAATAGAATAAATTTAGAAGATAATAGTGAAGATGTTCATATTGGAAGAGTGCTACATGAAATTAATAGCCAGGGAAAGAAAAATAGAGAAATAGCAATTGAAAATATTAAGGTTGATAAAATTACAGATGAATATGTAGTGGAACTGAAAAAATCTGATGCTGATGTAGAAGCTGCAAAATGGCAGTTGCTATTATATTTAAAAATATTAAAAGATAAAGGAATAGACAGAAAGGGAAGGTTAGATTTTGTAGAGAAAAACAAGCAAAACAGAAAGACATTTAATGTAGAACTTGATGAAGAAAAGGAAGTAGAGCTTGGAAAACTTATAAATCAAATAGAAGCTTTAATAGATAATGATAAGGCACCGGAGCCTATAAATGAAAATACTTGCAAAAGGTGTGCTTACTATGAGTATTGTTATATATAA
- the cas1b gene encoding type I-B CRISPR-associated endonuclease Cas1b, whose translation MASDTRYITSMGDLKRKDNSIAFKNEKGNFYIPVEGTREIYCLNEVSLNTKLLDFLGRVGIVVHFFNYYGQYSGTFYPKEYLISGDLTVKQSKAYLENREVIAKAVVNGIAENIYEVLYHYYKHDKKELKPYLDWLREEVPIVLERDLGIKQILAVEGEIWQRFYASFQYFLPETFLFNKRVKRPPDNPMNALISFGNSILYAKTITQIYHTHLNQSISFLHEPSEGRFSLCLDLSEVFKPVIVYKTIFELVNNRKIQVGKHFDKKLNYCLLNESGKKIFIEALEQRFENVFSHTKLNRKTSYRTAIKLDGYKLIKYIVEGKEFKPFSLKEMA comes from the coding sequence ATGGCAAGTGATACAAGGTATATTACATCTATGGGAGATTTGAAAAGAAAAGATAATTCAATAGCTTTTAAAAACGAAAAAGGTAATTTTTATATACCTGTAGAAGGAACAAGAGAAATATATTGTTTAAATGAAGTGAGCTTAAATACTAAACTTTTAGATTTCTTAGGTAGAGTAGGTATAGTTGTACATTTTTTTAATTATTACGGACAGTATAGTGGAACTTTTTATCCTAAAGAGTACTTAATAAGTGGTGATTTAACTGTAAAGCAGTCAAAAGCTTACTTAGAAAATAGAGAAGTTATTGCTAAAGCCGTGGTAAATGGAATAGCAGAAAATATATACGAGGTACTATATCATTACTACAAACATGACAAAAAAGAATTAAAACCATATCTAGATTGGTTAAGGGAAGAAGTTCCTATAGTTTTAGAGAGGGATTTAGGTATAAAACAGATACTTGCTGTTGAAGGAGAGATATGGCAGAGATTTTATGCAAGTTTTCAATACTTTTTGCCAGAAACTTTTTTGTTCAATAAAAGAGTTAAAAGACCGCCAGATAATCCCATGAATGCTTTGATATCTTTTGGAAATTCAATACTTTATGCAAAAACAATAACTCAAATTTATCATACTCATTTAAATCAAAGTATAAGTTTCCTACATGAACCATCAGAAGGAAGATTTTCATTATGTTTAGATTTAAGTGAAGTTTTTAAGCCTGTAATTGTATATAAAACTATATTTGAGCTAGTTAATAATAGAAAGATACAAGTTGGAAAACATTTTGATAAAAAGCTTAATTACTGTTTACTAAATGAAAGTGGAAAGAAAATTTTTATTGAAGCATTAGAACAAAGGTTTGAAAATGTTTTTTCTCATACTAAATTAAACAGAAAAACAAGCTATCGAACAGCTATAAAGCTGGATGGATACAAGCTTATAAAATACATAGTTGAGGGAAAGGAGTTTAAGCCTTTTAGTTTAAAGGAGATGGCATAG